The genomic window GCCCGGGATGGGCTGCATCATGGGGGTCTCGACTTCGAGGTAGCCCTGCTCTTCCATGAACCGCCGCACGGCGCTGACGATGCGCGAACGGGTCTGGAAGGTCTTCAGCACCTCGCCGTTGGAGATGAGATCCAGGTACCGCTGGCGATAGCGCTGCTCCTTGTCCTGCAGGCCGTGCCACTTCTCGGGCAGGGGCAGCAGGGCCTTGGAGAGGAACTGGATCTCCTTCACCCGCACGCTCAGCTCGCCGGTCTTCGTGCGCATGAGGGGGCCGGTGACACTGATGAAATCGCCCATATCCAGAAGCTTGATGACCTCCCAGCTGGTCTCGGACAGGTCGTTCATCCGGAAGAAGCCCTGGATCTTCTCCCCGTTCTCCGTGAGGTGGGCGAAGACGCTCTTCCCCATTTCGCGAATGGCGAGCACGCGGCCCATGACCGACACCGTGAGGCCCAGGCCCTCCAGCTTCTCGTTGGGCCAGGCTTCCGCGTCGGCGTAGGTCGCGGCCAGCTGGGCAATGCCGTGGGTGCGCTTCGCCTTCCGCGGCCAGGCCTCGAGGCCCAGGCCCTTCAGCTTCTCGAGCTTCTCAAGGCGCACATCGCGATACTGGTTGGGCTGCATGGGGACTCCGGCACGGAACTGTCTAGTTTAGCGGAGGCTCAGGAATGCCCGAAGCGATAGGCCACGAAGCCTGTCACATCCGGGGCCGTGAAGGTGCCGGCCTCTTCGCTGAACCCGAAACGCCACTGGGGAAGGCGCGTGTGGCGGAAGGTCCAGTGCTGCTGCCAGCCGGCGCGGTCGAGGCGCGCCAAGCCGGTGCGGTAGGGACTCCCGGCGTAGCCCAGGCTGACCTCGATACCGATGCCAGAGATCAGCCCCGCCCCCTCGCCCTGCCAGCCCAGGCTGGCCCAGGCCCGGCTGAACGAGGTCTTGTCCATGACCGCCCTCAGGGGACTGTCTTTCGGCAGCCCCAGAATCACCCGCTCCGCCTGACCGAAGAGCCGCCAGCGGCCATAGCGCCGCCACAGGGCCGCGCCCACCAGACCGTCGGTGCCGCCGGTGCCGGAAAAATCGGACTGCTTGCCCGTGGGCAGTTGCACCGAGGCGCCGAAGCGCCCGCCGGCCTCGGCGGTGCCGAAGGGCCGGATCCAGGCCACATCCAGGTCCATGAGCGTCAGTCCCGGGCGCGTGAGGTCCCCGATCACGCGGCCATCGCGCTCCAGGTGGTAGACGAGCCGGTTCTTCGGCGCATCCTCCCGGCCCCCCTGGGGCATGTTGAACATCTGATGCCAGTTCCACATGGCCTGGTCGGCGATGCCTGCGGAGCGTGAGGCCAGACGGGCCCGGACATTGATCCGCGAGGAGCCGGCCTTCATCGCCCAGTCCGCCATCAGCTGCCATTCCTCGCCGTCCAGGCGCGCGAAGCTGCGCCCGTCGGCGCTGCGTTCCAGATCCGGGCGCAGCATCTGGCTGGTGGCCTCTATGGCCAACTCGCTGGTACCTTCAGGCAGCGGCTCGGGGAAACCCTCAAACCAGGCCACGCGGTTGGGGCGCGGAGTCTCCTGGGCCATGAGCCCGCCGGCCATCATTGCAACTCCCAACACCCATAGATTGACGCAGGTCACGGCACCTCCCATTGTTCCCGTCCATACTCTCTTTCAGCATCTCGCATCATGCGCGGGTCTTTCCAGCTCGATTAATTCCACGATGGTCATCAAATAATGACGACCCATCGGTAGACGATGCCCGTATGATGATCCAACCCCGCTCCTTCATAGCCCCATCCTCCAACGCCCCTCTTCTCTGGAGCCAGCCATGACACGCCTGAAATCCCTCCTCCTGGAGAAGATCCAGGAACACCGTCCCCGCATCCAGAAGCTCACCAAAGAGTTCGCGGATGTGGTCATCGACCAGGTGACCATCAGCCAGACCATCGGCGGCGCCCG from Geothrix sp. includes these protein-coding regions:
- a CDS encoding DUF3187 family protein, producing the protein MAGGLMAQETPRPNRVAWFEGFPEPLPEGTSELAIEATSQMLRPDLERSADGRSFARLDGEEWQLMADWAMKAGSSRINVRARLASRSAGIADQAMWNWHQMFNMPQGGREDAPKNRLVYHLERDGRVIGDLTRPGLTLMDLDVAWIRPFGTAEAGGRFGASVQLPTGKQSDFSGTGGTDGLVGAALWRRYGRWRLFGQAERVILGLPKDSPLRAVMDKTSFSRAWASLGWQGEGAGLISGIGIEVSLGYAGSPYRTGLARLDRAGWQQHWTFRHTRLPQWRFGFSEEAGTFTAPDVTGFVAYRFGHS